GCGGCATCAACCTGTCGATCAAGGCGAAGGATTCGGCCGAGCAGCAAGAGGCGATCCGTGGCCTGCAGTCGGACAACAGCTCGGCTGCCAGCGGCACGACGAACCTCGGCGCGCTGCTGAAGGCAAAGCTCGACGGCCAGAACCAGTAAGCCTCGCGAGGTCTGCTGAAGTATGACCAAATCCGAGTTGGTCGCCCAGTTGGCAACGCGATTTCCGCAACTTGTCCTCAAGGATGCGGATTTCGCGGTGAAAACGATGCTCGATGCGATGTCGGATGCGTTGTCCAAGGGGCATCGCATCGAGATCCGCGGCTTCGGAAGCTTCGGTCTCAACCGCCGTCCGGCCCGCGTGGGCCGCAATCCGAAATCGGGCGAGAAGGTACAGGTACCCGAGAAGTACGTACCGCACTTCAAGCCCGGCAAGGAATTGCGCGAACGCGTCGATGGCCGCGCTGGCGAGCCGTTGAAGCACGACAGCGGCGGCGACGACGATCAGTAAGCGTCACGCCGCCCGAAGCCTGCCTGCCGGCATGGCTGTGAAAAGCGCCCCTAGCGGGCGCTTTTTTATTGCTCGCGCGATCGGTGCCGCGCCGGCGGGGCAGGGTGGCCGTGCCGCGCCGGCCTTGAGCGGCTGCAACGATTGAAGCGGCACCGGCTGCGATCGGTTGCACGGATCGTGAAACGCATCCTTTACAATACGGGCACTTCAAGCGCGGCGAACGGGAAACCTCGGCCGTGCAACAAGTTCGACAGGAGGGCTCAATGAAATTCGTCGTCTGGCTGATCCGGGTACTGGTGTTCGTCCTGCTGCTCGTACTGGCGCTCGCCAATACGCAACCCGCGACGCTGAACTTCCTCGCCGGCTACAACTGGCAGGCGCCGCTGATCCTGATCGGCCTCGCGTTCTTCGGTGTCGGGCTGCTCGCCGGCCTGCTGTCCGCGCTGCCCGCCGTGCTGCGGATGCGCCTCGAGAACGGGCGCCTGAAGCGCGACCTGCGCTCGGCGCGCGAAACCCCGGTGGTGATCGATCAGCCGCCGATGCCGCCCGTCATTTAACGTTCGTCGGCGCCGCCTCGCAGGCGGCCCCGACCTTGCTTCGATATCACGCATGGATCTGGATTTCTGGTGGCTGCTGGCCATACCCGTTGCGTTCGCATGCGGATGGGTGGCGGCGCGCTACGACCTCAACAAGCTGCTGTCCGAAAGCGCGACCCTGCCGCGTTCGTATTTCCGCGGCCTCAATTTCCTGCTCAACGAGCAGCCGGACAAGGCGATCGACGCGTTCATCGAGGTCGCCAAGCTCGACCCCGAAACGGTCGAGCTGCATTTCGCGCTCGGCAACCTGTTTCGCCGGCGCGGTGAAACCGACCGTGCGATCCGCGTGCATCAGAACCTGCTGAACCGCGACGACCTGCCGGTCAACGAGCGCGACCACGCGCTCTACGAGCTCGGCCAGGATTTCCTCAAGGCCGGCCTGCTCGACCGCGCCGAAGAATCGTTCCACCTGCTCGCCGACGGCGACTACGCGCTTGGCGCGCAGCGAGCGCTGCTGACGATCTATGGCATCGAGAAGGACTGGAACAAGTCGATCGTGACGGCACGCAAGATCGAGGCGATGGACGGCGGCCCGCTCGCCATCGAGATCGCCCAGTTCCATTGCGAGCTGGCCCAGGACGCGCTCGCGAAGAAAAACGCCGAGGCGGCCGCGGCCCAGCTGCGCGATGCGCTCGCGGTGAATCCGCAAAACGTGCGCGCGACCATCCTGTCCGGCGACGCGGCCGCGGCGGCCGGCGACCACGACGCGGCGATCGCGCACTGGCGCCGCGTCGAGCAGCAGAACGCGGCCTATCTGCCGCTCGTCGCCGAGAAACTGATGAAGTCGTATCTCGCGCTCGGCCGCGGTCCGGAAGGCGCCGAACTGCTGACCGGCTATGCCGACCGCTATCCGTCGAACGACCTGCTCGACATCGTGTTCCAGTACGTTTCCGAGCTGCGCGGCACCGAGTCGGCGCATGCGCTCGCGCGCACCCAGATGCAGAAGGCGCCGAACCTGTCCGGCATGCTGCACCTGCTCGAGGCGCAGATCGCGGCGGCCGACGAGCCGCGCCGCGCCGAACTGGAAATGATGCGCGCGCTGGTGAAGCAGCGCACCAAGAACCTGCCGCGCTACACCTGCCACGACTGCGGTTTCCGCGCCCGCCTGTTCTACTGGCAATGCCCGGGCTGCAGCGGCTGGGAGACCTACGCGCCACGGCGCGTCGAGGCCGGCGTGCCGAACTAGGCGCCACGACGCTTCGTCACGAACACGGCGCAGAATCATGCTTAACCTCCGGAACGAATCACCGGGAAACCTATGAAAATCACCATCATCGGCACCGGCTATGTCGGTCTCGTCACCGGCGCCTGCCTCGCGGAAATCGGCCACGACGTGTTCTGCCTCGACGTCGATCCGCGCAAGATCGAGATCCTCAACAACGGCGGGATTCCGATCCACGAGCCCGGCCTGCAGGAGATCATCGCGCGCACGCGCGCGGCGGGACGCATCACGTTCTCGACCGACGTCGAGGCCAGCGTCGCGCACGGTGAGATCCAGTTCATCGCGGTCGGCACGCCGCCCGACGAGGATGGTTCCGCGGACCTGCAATACGTGCTCGAAGCGGCCCGCAACATCGGCCGCTACATGACCGGCACCAAGGTGATCGTCGACAAGTCGACGGTGCCGGTCGGCACCGCGCAGCGCGTGCTGGGCGTGGTGGCCGAGGCGCTCGCCGCGCGCGGCCTGGCCGGCAGCGACGCGCACCGCTTCTCGGTGGTCTCGAATCCCGAGTTCCTGAAGGAAGGCGCGGCCGTCGACGATTTCATGCGGCCCGACCGGATCATCATCGGCGTCGACGACGACGCGGCCGGCGCGATCGCGCGCGAGAAGATGAAGAAGCTCTACGCGCCGTTCAACCGCAACCACGAGCGCACCCTCTACATGGATGTGCGTTCGGCCGAATTCACCAAGTACGCGGCCAACGCGATGCTGGCCACGCGCATCTCGTTCATGAACGAGCTGTCGAACCTGGCCGAGCGCGTGGGCGCCGACATCGAGGCGGTGCGCCGCGGCATCGGTTCCGATCCGCGCATCGGCTATCACTTCCTCTACGCCGGCGTTGGCTACGGCGGCTCGTGCTTCCCGAAGGACGTGCAGGCGCTGATCCGCACCGCGGCCGAGAACGGCCAGCCGCTGCGCATCCTCGATGCGGTCGAGGCCGTCAATCATGCGCAGAAGAGCGTGCTGCTCGCGAAGATCGACGCGCGCTACGGCGCCGACCTGTCGGGCCGCACGTTCGCGGTCTGGGGCCTCGCGTTCAAGCCGAACACCGACGACATGCGCGAGGCACCGAGCCGCACGCTGATCGCCTCGCTGCTCGCGCGCGGCGCCTCGGTGCGCGCCTATGATCCGGTCGCGATCGACGAGGCGCGCCGCGTGTTCGCGCTGGACCTGGCCGACCAGCCGGCGGCCGGCGCGGGCCTCACGTTCGTCGCCACCAAGGAGGAGGCGGTGACGGGCGCCGACGCGCTCGTCGTCGTCACCGAATGGAAGGAATTCAAGAGCCCGGACTTCACGCATCTGAAGTCGGTGCTGAACGCGCCGGTGATCTTCGACGGCCGCAATCTCTACGAACCCGACGCGATGGCCGAACTCGGGATCGACTACTACGCCATCGGACGCCCGCATGTCGCCGCTCAATCCTCCGCGCGCGGCTGAGCCCGCGGCCGCCGTGCCCGCATCGGTTGCGCGCGAGCGCCTCGCGGCCTCGCGCGTGCTGGTGGTCGGCGACGTGATGCTCGATCGCTACTGGTTCGGCAACGTCAACCGCATCTCGCCCGAGGCGCCGGTGCCGGTCGTCCACGTGCAGCGCCAGGAGGAGCGGCTCGGCGGTGCCGCGAACGTCGCGCGCAACATCGTGACGCTCGGCGCGAACGCGGGGCTGCTCTGCGTGGTGGGCACCGACGAGCCGGGCGAGCGTATCGTCGAACTGCTCGGCGAGAGCCGCGTCGAGACGCATCTCGAACGCGACGCGCTGCTGCCGACCACCATCAAGCTGCGCGTGCTCGCGCAGCAGCAGCAGCTGCTGCGCGTGGACTTCGAGGCGTCGCCGCAGCATGAAGTGCTGCTGGCCGGCCTGGCGCGCTTCGAGACGCTGCTGCCCACGTATGGCGTGGTGCTGATGTCCGATTACGCAAAGGGCGGCCTCACGCACGTCACGACCATGATCGCAACCGCGCGCGCGGCCGGGCTGCCGGTGCTGGTCGACCCGAAGGGCGCCGACTGGGCGCGCTACCGCGGCGCCTCGCTGATCACGCCGAACCGCGCCGAGCTGCGCGAGGTGATCGGCCAGTGGCGCTCCGAGGACGAGCTGCGCGCGCGCGTGGCCGACCTGCGTGCGCAGCTCGCGCTCGATGCGCTGTTGCTGACGCGCTCGGAGGAGGGCATGACGCTGTTCTCCGACGCGGGCGAGCTGAACGTGGCAGCGCTCGCGCGCGAGGTGTTCGACGTGTCGGGCGCGGGCGACACCGTGATCGCGACCGTGGCCGCGATGCTCGGCGCCGGGATGTCGCTCGACGAGGCCGTGATGCTCGCGAACCGCGCGGCCGGCATCGTGGTCGGCAAGCTCGGCACGGCCACCGTCGAATACGACGAACTGTTCCATTGAGCGGCGCCCGGGCGCGCCGCGCGACTTATTCATCCTTCTGACAGCAGGACGATCATGACTCTCATCGTCACCGGCGCGGCCGGCTTCATCGGCGCGAATCTCGTGAAGGCGCTTAACGAGCGAGGCGAGACGCGCATCATCGCGGTCGACAACCTGACCCGCGCGGACAAGTTCAAGAACCTCGTCGATTGCGAGATCGACGACTACCTCGACA
The genomic region above belongs to Burkholderia plantarii and contains:
- a CDS encoding integration host factor subunit beta gives rise to the protein MTKSELVAQLATRFPQLVLKDADFAVKTMLDAMSDALSKGHRIEIRGFGSFGLNRRPARVGRNPKSGEKVQVPEKYVPHFKPGKELRERVDGRAGEPLKHDSGGDDDQ
- a CDS encoding lipopolysaccharide assembly protein LapA domain-containing protein — protein: MKFVVWLIRVLVFVLLLVLALANTQPATLNFLAGYNWQAPLILIGLAFFGVGLLAGLLSALPAVLRMRLENGRLKRDLRSARETPVVIDQPPMPPVI
- the lapB gene encoding lipopolysaccharide assembly protein LapB translates to MDLDFWWLLAIPVAFACGWVAARYDLNKLLSESATLPRSYFRGLNFLLNEQPDKAIDAFIEVAKLDPETVELHFALGNLFRRRGETDRAIRVHQNLLNRDDLPVNERDHALYELGQDFLKAGLLDRAEESFHLLADGDYALGAQRALLTIYGIEKDWNKSIVTARKIEAMDGGPLAIEIAQFHCELAQDALAKKNAEAAAAQLRDALAVNPQNVRATILSGDAAAAAGDHDAAIAHWRRVEQQNAAYLPLVAEKLMKSYLALGRGPEGAELLTGYADRYPSNDLLDIVFQYVSELRGTESAHALARTQMQKAPNLSGMLHLLEAQIAAADEPRRAELEMMRALVKQRTKNLPRYTCHDCGFRARLFYWQCPGCSGWETYAPRRVEAGVPN
- a CDS encoding UDP-glucose dehydrogenase family protein, translating into MKITIIGTGYVGLVTGACLAEIGHDVFCLDVDPRKIEILNNGGIPIHEPGLQEIIARTRAAGRITFSTDVEASVAHGEIQFIAVGTPPDEDGSADLQYVLEAARNIGRYMTGTKVIVDKSTVPVGTAQRVLGVVAEALAARGLAGSDAHRFSVVSNPEFLKEGAAVDDFMRPDRIIIGVDDDAAGAIAREKMKKLYAPFNRNHERTLYMDVRSAEFTKYAANAMLATRISFMNELSNLAERVGADIEAVRRGIGSDPRIGYHFLYAGVGYGGSCFPKDVQALIRTAAENGQPLRILDAVEAVNHAQKSVLLAKIDARYGADLSGRTFAVWGLAFKPNTDDMREAPSRTLIASLLARGASVRAYDPVAIDEARRVFALDLADQPAAGAGLTFVATKEEAVTGADALVVVTEWKEFKSPDFTHLKSVLNAPVIFDGRNLYEPDAMAELGIDYYAIGRPHVAAQSSARG
- the rfaE1 gene encoding D-glycero-beta-D-manno-heptose-7-phosphate kinase, with the translated sequence MSPLNPPRAAEPAAAVPASVARERLAASRVLVVGDVMLDRYWFGNVNRISPEAPVPVVHVQRQEERLGGAANVARNIVTLGANAGLLCVVGTDEPGERIVELLGESRVETHLERDALLPTTIKLRVLAQQQQLLRVDFEASPQHEVLLAGLARFETLLPTYGVVLMSDYAKGGLTHVTTMIATARAAGLPVLVDPKGADWARYRGASLITPNRAELREVIGQWRSEDELRARVADLRAQLALDALLLTRSEEGMTLFSDAGELNVAALAREVFDVSGAGDTVIATVAAMLGAGMSLDEAVMLANRAAGIVVGKLGTATVEYDELFH